A window of the Brassica oleracea var. oleracea cultivar TO1000 chromosome C1, BOL, whole genome shotgun sequence genome harbors these coding sequences:
- the LOC106302502 gene encoding arabinogalactan peptide 13, whose amino-acid sequence MDAMKMRLFEAVLVAMMAFSALQQAAAVDAPAPSPTSDASLSIPAFVATVATLAVGFLF is encoded by the coding sequence ATGGATGCAATGAAGATGAGACTCTTTGAGGCTGTCTTGGTGGCTATGATGGCTTTCTCTGCTCTGCAACAGGCAGCCGCCGTGGATGCTCCAGCTCCGAGCCCTACCTCTGACGCTTCCTTGTCTATCCCTGCTTTTGTCGCTACCGTAGCCACTCTGGCGGTTGGGTTTCTATTCTGA
- the LOC106332077 gene encoding uncharacterized protein LOC106332077 — protein MVFNGGSVMSVALLSADIWQRARMIPPSDRISSREMLDLVCLFPLQELGRFAVWFLTVLCLPPPGLLYPEVDDEEEDDRDDHAFAYSSSSAAIATYQNHFHLHFE, from the coding sequence ATGGTGTTCAACGGCGGGAGTGTTATGTCGGTAGCCCTTTTGTCGGCTGATATTTGGCAGCGAGCAAGGATGATACCACCGTCGGACCGCATAAGCAGCCGGGAAATGCTCGACCTTGTCTGCTTATTCCCGCTACAGGAACTGGGTCGATTCGCTGTGTGGTTTTTGACCGTTCTCTGTCTTCCTCCGCCAGGTTTGCTTTATCCTGAAGTTGACGACGAAGAAGAAGACGATCGTGATGATCACGCTTTCGCTTATAGCTCATCTTCAGCTGCCATCGCTACATATCAGAATCACTTCCATCTGCATTTTGAGTGA
- the LOC106341512 gene encoding F-box/FBD/LRR-repeat protein At4g26340-like — translation MDIISHLSDDLLLRILSFVPTKDVVATSLLSKRWECLWTSVSKLGYDDSYHHTGDYKNFSQFVYRSLLSNKAPVLDKLHLKLGPDCPFIDVELWINIALSRRVRELEIDLFSKEESFNLPNSLYTSETLEILTLISCVLVNVPSSVCLPSLKTLKLDRVDYTDNDTLPRLLSGCPNLEVLFVERHVGDETTDSIVVAPSLQRLTMLDTHSGTCGRFVVDVPSLKHLEITDSVAYVDLRRMENMPVLEKACVWITSSGVTQEFLKALTSVHRLSLSLSLSEVMMHPSGMTFNQLVHLDLYTLTEGWWDLLTCMLQDSPKLRFLRLSNNKLTSESKETPIGWRQPSSVPECLLSSLEAFVWIGYNGRQGDREIAIYLLKNTACLKTATFSPDSTDLGEKYQMLKVLASVATISASSQLLFD, via the exons ATGGACATCATCAGTCACTTGTCGGATGATTTGCTCTTGCGGATTCTGTCATTTGTTCCTACAAAAGATGTCGTGGCCACAAGTCTTTTGTCCAAAAGATGGGAATGTCTTTGGACGTCAGTGTCCAAACTTGGTTACGATGATAGCTATCATCACACCGGTGACTACAAGAACTTCTCGCAGTTTGTTTACAGGTCTTTGCTCTCCAATAAAGCACCAGTACTAGACAAGTTACATCTCAAGCTCGGCCCTGACTGTCCCTTCATCGATGTTGAACTATGGATTAACATCGCACTTAGTCGCCGTGTCCGTGAGCTAGAAATTGATCTTTTTTCCAAGGAAGAGTCTTTTAATTTGCCTAATAGCCTATACACCTCTGAAACACTAGAGATCTTGACACTCATCAGCTGCGTCCTCGTGAACGTCCCTTCTTCCGTTTGTCTCCCGTCTCTCAAAACTCTCAAGCTTGACCGTGTCGATTACACAGACAACGATACTCTACCGCGTCTTCTATCCGGTTGTCCAAATCTCGAAGTCTTGTTTGTGGAACGACATGTTGGAGACGAGACAACTGATTCTATCGTCGTCGCGCCTTCGTTACAAAGACTAACTATGCTGGACACACATTCCGGTACATGCGGTCGGTTTGTGGTTGATGTCCCTTCTTTGAAGCACCTTGAAATTACAGATTCTGTAGCTTACGTCGACCTCCGTCGAATGGAGAATATGCCTGTGTTGGAGAAGGCATGCGTTTGGATTACTAGTAGTGGAGTGACCCAAGAGTTTTTAAAGGCTCTTACTTCTGTCCACCGCCTTTCACTATCTTTATCACTTTCAGAG GTTATGATGCATCCTTCTGGTATGACATTCAATCAGCTTGTTCATCTGGACTTGTACACTTTAACTGAAGGCTGGTGGGATCTTCTTACTTGTATGCTCCAAGATTCCCCTAAACTGCGATTTCTCAGACTCAGCAAT AACAAATTAACAAGTGAAAGCAAAGAGACCCCAATTGGTTGGAGGCAGCCGAGTTCTGTTCCTGAGTGTTTGTTGTCTAGTCTAGAGGCTTTCGTGTGGATTGGGTACAATGGGAGACAAGGGGACAGGGAGATAGCAATATATCTCCTGAAAAATACTGCTTGTTTGAAGACAGCGACATTCTCTCCAGATTCTACTGATTTGGGAGAGAAGTATCAGATGCTCAAGGTGTTGGCATCTGTAGCTACAATATCTGCTTCGTCTCAGCTTCTATTCGACTGA